In the genome of Colletotrichum lupini chromosome 8, complete sequence, one region contains:
- a CDS encoding C2H2 type zinc finger domain-containing protein: MEQPYLQYGPSHNSHNELSTYPEAEPRSMDCSYTMEPSSTYTGEWFQPTLHPDSVASIYQPLPYLGTTSGAMSHYDPNHLVEASNTHILAHSTPPMMQAAVASPSWELLSSSEGSQSPGEEREEEVWEPEDLRRMGYLDASGNWRCKFEGCRSSRVFMRACDLRKHFRGHDKYFFCTEKPCANAGVGFATRKDYQRHMGSHRPTIKCPHQDCGRIFSRKDNMVRCARIYFALHIIQENTSRKFTCGCETIYFLDLAAGLVVVNVQNPLS; the protein is encoded by the exons ATGGAGCAGCCATATTTGCAGTACGGTCCCAGCCATAACAGCCACAACGAACTGAGCACCTACCCCGAAGCTGAGCCGCGAAGCATGGACTGCTCATACACTATGGAGCCTTCTTCTACCTACACCGGAGAATGGTTTCAGCCCACGTTGCATCCAGATTCCGTCGCCTCCATCTATCAGCCTTTGCCATATCTAGGCACGACCTCCGGCGCCATGTCACACTACGATCCCAACCATCTGGTCGAGGCCAGCAACACGCATATTCTCGCGCACTCAACACCACCAATGATGCAAGCAGCGGTGGCGTCGCCCAGCTGGGAGCTTTTGAGCTCCAGCGAGGGCTCTCAGAGCCCGGGAGAGGAACGCGAGGAGGAGGTCTGGGAGCCGGAAGACCTTCGTCGGATGGGTTATCTCGACGCCAGCGGCAACTGGCGCTGCAAGTTTGAGGGGTGTCGATCCTCACGCGTATTCATGCGTGCGTGCGACCTGAGGAAACACTTTCGTGGACACGACAAGTACTTCTTCTGCACGGAGAAGCCTTGTGCGAATGCCGGTGTGGGATTTGCGACTCGAAAAGACTATCAGCGACATATGGGCTCCCACAGGCCGACGATCAAGTGTCCCCATCAAGATTGTGGGAGAATTTTCAGTCGGAAAGACAATATGGTACGTTGCGCCCGCATTTACTTCGCGTTACATATTATTCA AGAGAACACTTCAAGAAAATTCACTTGCGGCTGCGAAACAATTTATTTCCTCGACCTTGCCGCCGGCCTCGTCGTGGTGAACGTTCAAAATCCCCTGTCCTGA